From the genome of Halobacterium sp. R2-5:
CCGAGCTGGCCGGCCTTCGACTCCTGGTCGAGGCGGCCGGACACCACCATGCAGGTGTCCTGCTCGAAGCAGTACTCGCACTTCGCGTCAGCCTCGAACCCCGTCGGCGGCTCTCCCCGGTGTTCGATGGCGGCGAGGTGGTTGCGCTGGCGGACGACGAAGTCGAGGAAGCCCTTCCCGATGGAGAACTCCTTGGCGGGCGAGAGGTCGCCGGACGCCTCGCTGCGGTCGACGGCAGCGTTCTTCGTGTACAGGAGCGTGCCGGTGTCGGCGTTCACGCCGCGGTCTTCGAGCATTAGCGCGTAGCACGCCGCCTGCACTTTGTCGTGGAAGCGCGGGTCGCGGTTCGTGTTCTTCCCCGTCTTCAGTTCGACGGGCATCCCGCGCCGGATGGCGTCGCAGCGGCCCTTGATGCCGAACGTCTCCGAGATGAGAGTGTACTCCGAGCGCCAGTCGTCGCCCGCGCGCCAGCCCTCCGCCGCCTCGTCGGCCGCAGCATCGGGCGTGCCGCCGTCGCTGGAGAAGTGGCCCTGCCGGAGCCAGCCCTCGATGGCCGAGGCGTTCGCGCGCACGTCCGCCTCGACTTCCTCGCGGTCCTTCCCGAGCAAGCCGAGTTCGAGGCCGGCCTCGTCGACGCGCTCGGCGACTGCGTCGTCGAGGTCCCGGCCGCGGAGCAGGTCGCCGAACACCTCGTGGACGATGGTCCCCTTCGTCACCGGATATTTGAGGGGGAGCCCGGAGAGCTTGTTCAGGTAGTAGAGCCGCGGACACTGCACGAACGACCGGATGTTCGTCACGTCAACGAGGAAGTCCGGCTCCACGACGACCGAGGACTCCTTGCTCGTGGAGTACTGAGTCTCGCCGTTCCACTCGTCCGCTTCGGCGTCCGTGACGAGTAGCTCCATCCCGGGGTCGAGGTAGTCGGCGGTCTCCGTCCACTTTCCCCAGAGCGTCACGCGCACGGACTCCCCGGGGTCGTCGGCGGCCGCGTCGCTGTCCGCGTTCGGCCGGACGTGGACGTCGAGGACGTCGCGGTCGCCGTACTGCGTGTTCACGGACCGCACCTCGTCGACGTCGGTCACCTCGCCCCGTACGTTCACGGGAGACGTGTGGAGCGCACCGCGAAAAACACTGTCGCTCGCCGCGGCCATCCGGACATTCGGTACGTTCTTTCCCGTCACCTGTGAACGCGTAGTCATGAGCGACGACGGCGACGACACCGTGCGCGTGTGGCTGGTCGAGCGCACGTACTCCGACGACGAACAGAACATCATCATCCTCACGTACGCCACGCCGGACGGCGAGCAGTACTTCCGGAAGGAGCGCGCGCTCACCAGCTTCTCGGACGTCCGGGACACGACCGCGGCCGTCGACGCCGACGCGGGCAACCTCGGGCAGACCGGCGACCCCGAACTCGAAGCACAGTACGCCGCTGAAGCCCAGCGGATGCGCGAAGAGCACGACCCCGACGACGTCATCTGAACCGGCGTCGGCGTCAGTCGTCGGCAGGGGCCGCCCGCTCGCTCCCTACTTCGACCCAGACGCCGTCGCCGAGGTCGAGCGCGTCGTTCCACTTCCCGACGACCGTCGACACCGCGAGGTCGCCGGTGACGTTGTTCATCGTGGCGATGCGGCCGAGAATCGGGTCGACGCCCGCGACGAACCCGACGACTTCCAGCGGCAGCCCGACCTGGTTCAGGACGACGGTCAGCATCACGAGGCCGGCGCCCGGCACGCCCGCGGTGCCGATGCTGATGAGGACGGCGACCACGAGCACGAGCACCTGCTCGGCCGGCGCGAGCGGCACCCCGACCACGTTCGCGGCGAAGACGACGGTGATGGCTTGCCGGATCGCCGCGCCGTCCATGTTCGCGGTGGCGCCGACGGGGAGCGCGAACGAGTACACGCGCTCGGAGATTCGGAGGTCCTCCTCGGCGTTGCGCATCGTCACGGGGAGCGTGCCGCTGGACGACCGGGTGGCGAACGCGGTGAGCATCGCGTCCTTCGCGCCCGAGAGGAACGAGAGCGGGGAGACGCCGACGACCAGCCGCATCAGCACGAACAGGTACGTGAACGCGATGTGGACGACCACGGCGATCGCCACCGCGAGCACGAGCTCGCCGAGCGAGGAGAACACGCCGACGCCCTCCGTGCCGATACCCGCGGCCATCAGCGCGAACACGCCGACGACGCCGAACTCGAGGACGCCGCGGACGACGACGAACATCGCCTCCGCGCCGACCTCGAACGCCTCGAACACGGAGTCGACGGTGTCCGAGAGGTCGTCGTCCCGGGCGCGGACGTACGTCAGCGCGATGCCGAAGACGATGACGAAGAAGACGGTCGCGAGGAGGTTGCCGTCGGCCATCGCCGCGACGGGGTTGTTCGGGACGATGCCGAGGACCACGTCGGTCAGCGACGGCGGCGCCTGCGACTGCGCCTCGCCGCCCGTGAACTCGACGCCGCGGCCGGGCTGGAGGACGTTCGCGACGGCCAGCCCGATGAGTCCCGCGAGGGTGGTGGTGACGGCGTACAGGCCGACGGTCACGCCGCCGATTCGCCCGAGTCGTGCGGGCGACAGCTGGCGTATCCCCGTCAGGAGCGTGAACACGATGATGGGGACGACGAGCATGTTGAGCAGCCGCAGGAAGAGGTCGCCGAGCGGCTGCACCACTACCATCCGCTCCCCGAACGCGACGCCCGCCGCGGAGCCGACCACGAACGCGACGAAGATGCGCGCGATGAGCGGAATCGAACGGTACCGGTGCCACGCAGTGCTAACGAGTCCGGTCATACCAGCCGCGAGACGCCCCACTGTCAAAAGGGGGCGACTTCGAGCCCATTTCTGCGGGCATCTGGGAGGGGCGCCAGCCGACGCGTCGCAGACACCGGCAATCAGTTCCGGTTTCTGGCCGGGGGAGCGCCGGTCCGCCCAACGGACAGACCTAACTCGCGGGCGGCCGACGCTCCGAGCATGAGCGACGACAGCGACGAGCACTTCGAGACGCGGGCCATCCACGCCGGGCAGGAGCCCGACGAGGAGACGGGCGCGCTGATGACGCCCATCTACGCGAACTCCACGTACGAGCAGGACGCGCCCGGCGACCACCGCGGCTACGAGTACAGTCGGACCGGGAACCCCACGCGGACCGACCTCGAAGCCAACCTCGCGAGCCTCGAAGGCGGGGAGTACGGCCGGTGTTTCTCCTCGGGGATGGGCGCCATCAACACCGTCCTGAACCTCCTCGAAGCCGGCGACCACGTCGTCGCGGGCAACGACGTCTACGGCGGCACGCACCGCATCTTCACGCAGGTCTACGAGGAGTACGACCTCGAATTCGACTTCGTGGACACCACCGACCACGACGAGGTCCGGGCGGCGATGCGGGACTCCACCGCACTCGTCTGGGTGGAGACGCCGACGAACCCCCTGATGAACGTCAACGACATCGACGCGCTCGCGGACGTCGCCCACGACTACGACGCGCTGTGCGCCGTCGACAACACGTTCGCGACGCCGTACCTCCAGCGCCCGCTCGAACACGGCGCCGATATCGTCTGTCACAGCCTCACGAAGTACCTCGGCGGGCACTCCGACCTCGTCGCCGGCGCGCTCGTCACGGACGACGAGGACCTCGACGAGCGCCTCGCGTTCTACCAGAACTCCGTCGGCGCGACCCCGAGCCCGTTCGACTGCTTCCTCGTGCTGCGCGGGACGAAGAGCCTCGGCGTGCGCATGGACCGCCACTGCGCGAACGCCCAGGAGCTCGCCGAGTGGCTGGACGCCCACGACCGCGTCGAGCACGTCTTCTATCCCGGGCTGGAGAGCCACCCGGACCACGACCTCGCGGCCGAGCAGATGGACGACTTCGGCGGGATGCTCTCCTTCGAGCTGGACGCCAGCCTCGACGAGGCCAGCGAGTTCGTCGCCGAGACGGAGGTGTTCACGCTCGCGGAGTCGCTGGGCGGCGTCGAGTCGCTCATCGAGCAGCCCGCGGCGATGACCCACGCCGCCATCCCCAGAGAAGAACGCGAGGCCGCGGGCCTGACGGACCCGCTCATCCGCGCGAGCATCGGCATCGAGCACGTCGACGACCTGAAAGCCGACCTCCAGCAGGCGCTGGACGCCGTCCTCTAGCGCCTCGGGCGAACACGCTCGAACCGAGCACTCAAGTCGTTCTTTGAGCGCCGAGAAAGCGTTTAACGAGCCCGTCCGTCTGGCCCCGTATGAAGCGACGGACGTACCTCGCCGCGCTGTCGGCCGCAGCGGTCGCTGGCTGTACCGGTGCTCCCGTGACCGGCGGCGGTGACGGCGAGACGACGGCCGGTCCCACCACGACGACAAAGTCCCGGACGTCCAACGGGCCGACGACCGGCGACAGAACGACGAACGAACGCCCGTGGTTCCGGTACGCCATCGACGGCGTTCGCACCGCCGACGCTCCCTTGGAGGAGGTCACGATGGACGCCCGGGTAACGCGTGAGTTCTCGGTCGACCACCCTGCGAGGCTCGAA
Proteins encoded in this window:
- a CDS encoding dicarboxylate/amino acid:cation symporter; this translates as MTGLVSTAWHRYRSIPLIARIFVAFVVGSAAGVAFGERMVVVQPLGDLFLRLLNMLVVPIIVFTLLTGIRQLSPARLGRIGGVTVGLYAVTTTLAGLIGLAVANVLQPGRGVEFTGGEAQSQAPPSLTDVVLGIVPNNPVAAMADGNLLATVFFVIVFGIALTYVRARDDDLSDTVDSVFEAFEVGAEAMFVVVRGVLEFGVVGVFALMAAGIGTEGVGVFSSLGELVLAVAIAVVVHIAFTYLFVLMRLVVGVSPLSFLSGAKDAMLTAFATRSSSGTLPVTMRNAEEDLRISERVYSFALPVGATANMDGAAIRQAITVVFAANVVGVPLAPAEQVLVLVVAVLISIGTAGVPGAGLVMLTVVLNQVGLPLEVVGFVAGVDPILGRIATMNNVTGDLAVSTVVGKWNDALDLGDGVWVEVGSERAAPADD
- a CDS encoding cystathionine gamma-synthase, producing the protein MSDDSDEHFETRAIHAGQEPDEETGALMTPIYANSTYEQDAPGDHRGYEYSRTGNPTRTDLEANLASLEGGEYGRCFSSGMGAINTVLNLLEAGDHVVAGNDVYGGTHRIFTQVYEEYDLEFDFVDTTDHDEVRAAMRDSTALVWVETPTNPLMNVNDIDALADVAHDYDALCAVDNTFATPYLQRPLEHGADIVCHSLTKYLGGHSDLVAGALVTDDEDLDERLAFYQNSVGATPSPFDCFLVLRGTKSLGVRMDRHCANAQELAEWLDAHDRVEHVFYPGLESHPDHDLAAEQMDDFGGMLSFELDASLDEASEFVAETEVFTLAESLGGVESLIEQPAAMTHAAIPREEREAAGLTDPLIRASIGIEHVDDLKADLQQALDAVL